The following proteins are encoded in a genomic region of Aerococcaceae bacterium DSM 111021:
- a CDS encoding ribonuclease III produces the protein MNEKANLLNGAALAYIGDAVYEVFVRDYVLSKGETSPNKLHKAAVKFVEARGQARVMQHWLSFDDFLTQEEITMYKRGRNNKANTKAKSASIGDYRQATGFESLVGWLHMSRKQERLQELLQAAVEYIEENQEG, from the coding sequence ATGAATGAAAAAGCAAACTTATTAAATGGGGCAGCTTTAGCTTATATCGGAGATGCAGTTTACGAAGTATTTGTCCGTGACTATGTCTTGAGTAAAGGTGAGACAAGTCCTAATAAATTACATAAAGCGGCGGTAAAATTCGTTGAAGCGCGTGGCCAAGCAAGGGTTATGCAACATTGGTTATCTTTTGATGATTTTTTAACTCAAGAAGAGATAACAATGTACAAACGCGGTCGTAACAATAAGGCTAATACAAAAGCTAAAAGTGCATCAATAGGCGACTACCGTCAAGCAACCGGCTTTGAGTCATTAGTTGGATGGCTACACATGAGTCGTAAACAAGAACGACTTCAAGAGTTATTACAGGCAGCTGTAGAATATATCGAGGAGAACCAGGAGGGATAA
- the rlmB gene encoding 23S rRNA (guanosine(2251)-2'-O)-methyltransferase RlmB, whose product MSAKPHRKNKDPKKTRNNEEISQDSEFQYGKHVIINLLESESQVNKVFLQKGIAGPAITDILKLVKQQGIVFQEVPKSKLDDMTDNANHQGVVATVPPFDYSTINDAFQLAESQGVTPFFLILDGIEDPHNLGSIIRTADAAGVHGIIIPKRRAVGITGVVAKTSTGAIEHVPVIRVTNLSQAITELKERGVWIFATAMEGEDMRTWNSEGAIALVIGNEGQGVSQNILKNADGTVTIPMVGHVQSLNASVATAVLVYEVARHRIPKM is encoded by the coding sequence ATGTCAGCGAAACCACATAGAAAAAATAAGGACCCCAAAAAAACGCGGAATAACGAAGAAATATCACAGGATTCCGAATTTCAGTATGGAAAACACGTTATAATCAATTTATTAGAGTCAGAATCGCAAGTAAATAAAGTATTTCTGCAAAAGGGAATAGCTGGGCCTGCTATTACTGATATATTAAAACTAGTGAAACAACAAGGCATTGTATTCCAAGAAGTTCCAAAATCGAAATTAGATGATATGACAGATAATGCGAATCACCAAGGTGTTGTTGCCACTGTACCACCATTTGATTATTCAACGATTAATGATGCGTTTCAATTAGCTGAGTCGCAAGGTGTAACACCCTTCTTCCTAATCTTAGATGGGATAGAAGATCCACATAACTTAGGTTCAATCATTCGAACTGCCGATGCGGCAGGTGTTCATGGGATCATCATTCCAAAACGTCGTGCGGTTGGTATTACAGGTGTGGTAGCAAAAACATCGACAGGAGCTATTGAACACGTCCCAGTTATTCGTGTAACCAACTTATCACAAGCCATTACTGAGTTAAAAGAACGCGGTGTTTGGATTTTCGCCACAGCAATGGAAGGTGAAGATATGCGAACGTGGAATAGTGAAGGAGCGATTGCTCTTGTAATTGGTAACGAAGGGCAAGGCGTATCACAAAACATTTTGAAAAATGCAGATGGTACAGTGACTATCCCAATGGTTGGACATGTGCAAAGCTTAAACGCCAGTGTAGCAACTGCTGTGCTCGTTTATGAAGTTGCCAGACATCGTATACCAAAGATGTAA
- a CDS encoding glutamate--tRNA ligase: MSSKIRVRYAPSPTGELHIGNARTALFNYLFARHNGGEFIIRTEDTDTRRNLEYGEASQLDNLSWLGIDWDESPMNPGEYGPYRQSERLDIYQPLIDQLLEEDKAYKCYMSEEELEVEREAQRARGEMPHYGGQHAHLTQEEREAFEAEGRVPAIRFRVPANQVYEFEDMVKGKVSFESKNISGDWVIQKKDGMPTYNFAVAVDDHFMEISHVLRGDDHIANTPKQMMIYDAFGWNYPEFGHMTLIVNSETNKKLSKRDGGILQFIEQYRRLGYLPEAMFNFITLLGWSPKGEDEIFSKEEFINIFDVDRLSTSPAAFDAKKLEWINNTYVKAASLDEIVDLSLPHLQEAGLIDGEPDKKEIEWARKLVSLYHDEMSYGAQIVDLSNLFFNEDLHIDDASKEELSQDTATVVIDAMAEKLEGLSDTEFVSENIKPLTKEIQKETGIKGRKLFMPIRIAVSGQMHGPDLPSVIEVLGKEKALNHIKQVKAQMN, from the coding sequence ATGAGTTCTAAAATTCGTGTAAGATATGCACCAAGCCCTACAGGGGAATTACATATTGGGAATGCGCGTACTGCGTTATTCAATTATTTATTTGCTCGCCACAATGGGGGAGAGTTTATAATTAGAACGGAAGATACGGATACTCGCCGTAACTTAGAATATGGAGAAGCTAGCCAATTAGATAACTTAAGTTGGTTAGGTATTGATTGGGATGAGTCACCGATGAATCCTGGAGAATATGGACCGTACCGTCAGTCTGAACGACTAGATATTTACCAACCACTCATTGACCAATTACTTGAAGAAGACAAAGCCTATAAATGCTATATGTCAGAAGAAGAATTGGAAGTTGAACGTGAAGCACAACGAGCACGAGGAGAGATGCCACATTATGGTGGACAACATGCTCACTTAACTCAAGAAGAACGCGAAGCGTTTGAAGCAGAAGGACGCGTTCCAGCAATACGCTTCCGTGTCCCAGCAAATCAAGTCTATGAATTTGAAGATATGGTTAAAGGGAAAGTAAGCTTTGAGTCGAAGAACATCTCAGGTGACTGGGTTATTCAAAAGAAAGATGGTATGCCAACGTATAACTTTGCTGTAGCCGTCGATGATCATTTTATGGAAATTTCACACGTTTTACGTGGAGATGATCATATTGCTAATACACCAAAACAAATGATGATTTATGATGCATTTGGTTGGAACTACCCAGAGTTTGGTCACATGACTTTAATTGTTAATAGTGAAACAAACAAAAAATTAAGTAAACGTGACGGTGGAATCTTACAATTCATCGAACAATATCGTCGTTTAGGTTACTTACCAGAAGCAATGTTTAACTTTATTACATTGTTAGGTTGGTCACCAAAAGGCGAAGATGAAATCTTCTCTAAAGAAGAATTTATTAATATTTTTGATGTTGATCGTTTATCAACGTCACCTGCTGCTTTTGATGCTAAGAAATTAGAGTGGATCAACAACACATATGTTAAAGCTGCAAGCTTAGACGAAATTGTTGATTTATCATTACCTCACTTGCAAGAAGCAGGATTAATTGATGGTGAGCCTGACAAGAAAGAAATTGAATGGGCTCGTAAATTAGTAAGCCTATACCACGATGAAATGTCATATGGAGCACAAATCGTTGACTTATCTAACTTATTCTTCAATGAAGACTTACATATTGATGATGCGTCTAAAGAAGAGTTAAGCCAAGATACAGCGACTGTTGTGATTGATGCGATGGCTGAGAAATTAGAAGGTTTATCAGACACTGAGTTTGTGTCAGAAAACATTAAACCATTAACGAAAGAAATTCAAAAAGAAACGGGTATTAAAGGCCGTAAATTATTTATGCCTATCCGTATTGCGGTAAGTGGACAAATGCATGGACCAGATTTACCAAGTGTTATTGAAGTTTTAGGTAAAGAAAAAGCATTAAACCATATCAAACAAGTTAAAGCTCAAATGAATTAA
- the rplK gene encoding 50S ribosomal protein L11 → MAKKVVTQVKLQIPAGQASPAPPVGPALGQAGVNIMAFTKEFNAQTQDQNGMIIPVVIDVYEDRSFSFITKTPPAPILLKKAAGLSKASGEPNKNKVGSVTKAQVQEIAEIKMKDLNAADVEAAMRMIEGTARSMGITVEG, encoded by the coding sequence GTGGCTAAAAAAGTCGTAACACAAGTTAAATTACAAATTCCAGCGGGACAAGCAAGTCCAGCTCCGCCAGTTGGTCCAGCATTAGGTCAAGCGGGAGTTAATATCATGGCGTTTACTAAAGAGTTTAACGCTCAAACACAAGATCAAAATGGGATGATCATCCCAGTAGTAATCGACGTGTATGAAGACCGTTCATTTAGTTTTATTACTAAAACACCACCAGCTCCAATCTTACTTAAAAAAGCAGCTGGCTTAAGCAAAGCTTCAGGTGAACCAAACAAAAACAAAGTAGGTTCAGTAACTAAAGCTCAAGTACAAGAAATTGCTGAAATTAAAATGAAAGACTTAAACGCAGCAGATGTAGAAGCTGCTATGCGCATGATCGAAGGAACAGCTCGCTCAATGGGTATCACTGTAGAGGGCTAA
- a CDS encoding 50S ribosomal protein L10, producing MGKRKVTLEQKQSEVAIITEELKSSASVVIVDYLGLTVTEVTELRKNLRDAGVQMKVVKNTILRRAAADAGIEGLDEVFAGPTAIAFHSEDVVAPAKIIVDAAKDLEKLEIKGGLIEGAVASVAEIETLSKLPSREGLLSMLLSVLEAPMRNTASVLSQMNPARKMAYALKAVGEAKDAA from the coding sequence TTGGGAAAAAGAAAAGTGACTCTTGAACAAAAACAAAGCGAAGTTGCAATCATTACTGAAGAACTTAAAAGTTCTGCAAGTGTTGTAATTGTCGATTATCTAGGTCTTACTGTTACTGAAGTAACAGAATTACGTAAAAACTTACGTGATGCAGGCGTACAAATGAAAGTTGTGAAAAACACAATTTTACGTAGAGCAGCTGCAGACGCAGGTATTGAAGGTTTAGATGAGGTTTTCGCTGGTCCTACTGCGATTGCTTTCCATTCTGAAGATGTTGTTGCCCCAGCTAAAATTATCGTTGATGCAGCAAAAGATTTAGAGAAATTAGAAATCAAAGGTGGATTAATTGAAGGTGCAGTTGCTTCAGTTGCTGAAATCGAAACATTATCTAAATTACCAAGTCGCGAAGGTCTATTATCTATGTTACTATCTGTACTGGAAGCTCCAATGCGCAATACAGCTTCAGTATTATCACAGATGAACCCAGCTCGCAAGATGGCTTATGCGCTTAAAGCTGTTGGTGAAGCAAAAGACGCTGCTTAA
- the rplL gene encoding 50S ribosomal protein L7/L12 — protein MALNIEQIIEDIKAATVVELNELVEAIEEEFGVSAAAPVAVAAAGGAGEAAAEEQTEFDVELTSAGSAKIKVIKAVREATGLGLKEAKELVDNAPKVIKEGLSKEDAEALKAAIEEVGGAVEVK, from the coding sequence ATGGCATTAAACATTGAACAAATTATTGAAGATATCAAAGCAGCAACTGTTGTAGAATTAAACGAATTAGTAGAAGCAATCGAAGAAGAATTCGGTGTATCTGCTGCTGCTCCTGTAGCTGTAGCTGCTGCTGGTGGCGCTGGTGAAGCTGCTGCTGAAGAGCAAACAGAATTCGACGTTGAATTAACTTCTGCTGGATCTGCTAAGATCAAAGTTATCAAAGCAGTTCGTGAAGCAACTGGTTTAGGACTTAAAGAAGCTAAAGAATTAGTAGATAACGCTCCTAAAGTTATTAAAGAAGGATTATCTAAAGAAGATGCAGAAGCATTAAAAGCTGCAATCGAAGAAGTTGGAGGAGCTGTAGAAGTAAAATAA
- a CDS encoding NYN domain-containing protein — MRRKEVLFVDGYNMIGAWPELDQLKKRDEIQGARDLLLFELSNYRKYRDIEVIVVFDAQFVPGLTSTFEEFNVTVVFTQEGETADSYIERTVKEHINALTRVVVATSDAAEQWMVFQQGALRQSANELLLEVNYAKSQIRSDVTTFYDSRIRRRSPWDVDHLEQLDRLREQIEGQKD, encoded by the coding sequence ATGCGCAGGAAAGAAGTCCTCTTTGTAGATGGATATAACATGATTGGTGCGTGGCCTGAATTAGATCAGTTGAAGAAACGTGATGAAATTCAAGGTGCAAGAGATTTGTTATTATTTGAACTTTCGAATTATCGTAAGTACCGAGACATTGAAGTGATTGTTGTATTTGATGCACAATTTGTACCGGGACTTACATCGACTTTTGAGGAATTTAATGTAACTGTTGTCTTCACGCAAGAAGGAGAAACAGCGGATAGTTACATTGAACGGACGGTAAAGGAACATATCAACGCATTAACGCGTGTCGTTGTCGCAACAAGCGATGCTGCTGAGCAGTGGATGGTCTTTCAACAAGGCGCGTTAAGACAATCAGCGAATGAGTTACTTTTGGAAGTGAATTATGCCAAGTCACAAATTCGAAGCGACGTCACCACTTTTTATGATTCACGCATTCGAAGACGAAGTCCTTGGGATGTGGATCATCTTGAGCAACTTGACCGATTGCGTGAACAAATAGAAGGCCAAAAGGACTAA
- the rplA gene encoding 50S ribosomal protein L1, which produces MAKKSKKFQAAFEKVDRNNFYSADEAIALAKEIDFANFDATMEVSYNLNIDVKKADQQIRGAMVLPHGTGKTQTVVVIASGEKAKEAEAAGADFVGDTDMIEKINSGWLDFDVMVATPDMMGQVGRLGRVLGPKGLMPNPKTGTVTQDVTKAVNDIKAGQVNYRADKAGIVNVPIGKVSFDDAQLKENFVALHEQIVRLKPASAKGTYMTSLTLSTTFGPGIKIDAPGME; this is translated from the coding sequence ATGGCTAAGAAAAGCAAAAAATTTCAAGCGGCATTTGAAAAAGTAGACCGCAATAATTTCTATAGCGCAGACGAAGCAATCGCATTAGCGAAAGAAATCGACTTTGCGAACTTTGATGCAACTATGGAAGTTTCTTACAACTTAAATATCGATGTTAAAAAAGCTGATCAACAGATCCGTGGAGCAATGGTATTGCCACATGGTACTGGTAAAACTCAAACAGTTGTAGTAATTGCATCTGGAGAGAAAGCTAAAGAAGCAGAAGCAGCAGGTGCTGACTTTGTTGGTGATACTGATATGATCGAAAAAATCAACAGTGGTTGGTTAGATTTCGACGTAATGGTTGCTACGCCTGACATGATGGGACAAGTTGGTCGTCTAGGTCGAGTATTAGGACCAAAAGGCCTAATGCCTAACCCTAAAACTGGTACAGTAACACAAGATGTTACTAAAGCAGTTAACGATATTAAAGCAGGTCAAGTAAACTACCGTGCTGATAAAGCAGGAATCGTAAACGTTCCAATCGGTAAAGTATCATTTGACGATGCTCAATTAAAAGAAAACTTTGTAGCGTTACACGAGCAAATCGTACGCTTAAAACCAGCTTCAGCTAAAGGTACTTACATGACAAGTTTAACATTGTCTACTACTTTTGGACCTGGTATCAAAATTGATGCTCCAGGAATGGAATAA
- a CDS encoding cyclase family protein: MTQNDLAHLLLNATRVDLSHQVTNLIPRFSSFEILSENILFNIDPDGFYAKEYTIPTQYGTHIDAPIHFATGKRTLDELTMDELILPLYVLHFEDKVEKNHDFTVSTSDIKEYERVHGSIPEGSFVAFSSGWSKRWDDHDAFYNKDDAGVSHTPGWSVEALEYLHKECKVTAVGHETLDTDSGVDYARTNALAAEYYWLAQDKYQVEVMNNLHALPTQGGVIIVAPVNVVDSPGFSVRVFALIPNK, from the coding sequence ATGACTCAAAATGATTTAGCTCATTTGTTATTGAACGCAACACGTGTTGATTTAAGCCATCAAGTGACGAATCTGATTCCAAGATTCTCATCATTTGAGATATTAAGTGAGAATATCTTATTTAATATTGACCCTGATGGATTTTATGCAAAAGAATATACGATCCCCACTCAATATGGCACACATATCGATGCGCCCATTCACTTTGCTACTGGTAAGAGAACGTTAGATGAATTAACGATGGATGAACTAATTCTACCTTTGTATGTCTTACACTTTGAAGATAAAGTAGAAAAGAATCATGATTTTACAGTGAGTACGTCGGATATTAAAGAGTATGAACGTGTTCATGGATCAATTCCAGAAGGAAGCTTCGTAGCCTTTTCTAGTGGATGGTCAAAACGTTGGGATGACCATGATGCATTCTATAATAAGGACGATGCAGGGGTAAGTCATACACCGGGTTGGTCGGTTGAAGCTTTGGAGTATCTACATAAAGAATGTAAAGTGACAGCGGTTGGTCATGAAACCTTAGATACAGATAGTGGCGTTGATTATGCTCGAACGAATGCACTTGCTGCTGAATACTATTGGCTAGCCCAAGATAAGTATCAAGTTGAAGTGATGAATAATTTACATGCATTACCTACACAAGGTGGAGTGATTATTGTTGCGCCCGTTAATGTGGTCGATTCACCCGGTTTTAGTGTTCGTGTATTTGCTTTAATACCTAATAAATAA
- a CDS encoding 5-methyltetrahydropteroyltriglutamate--homocysteine S-methyltransferase, translating into MTTLTKRTRSPFRYDVVGSYLRPAELKDARAQFSDGEITKEDLKAVEDKVILELIQKQEAVGLKAVTDGEFRRSWWHLDFFWGLNGVEKVEDGGYQFHGEYTRAETARLSGPISGENHPFVEEFKFVRDHVSEGIEVKQTFPAPAQFIAELHRPENLASTREFYPTNDALVEAIAKAYQQVIQELYEAGARTIQLDDCTWGTIVSENPEGIATKDQLNSENKEEAEKAQTREKLKELYITVNNLALEGAPEDLVINTHVCRGNYHSDWATEGAYNEVATPLFDRGNYQAYFLEYDTDRAGGFEPLAHISDDKVVVLGLVTSKDGVLEDRQTLIDRIHEAAEYVPLDRLCLSPQCGFASTEEGNILTEEEQWEKIKLVQSVAEEVWG; encoded by the coding sequence ATGACAACATTAACAAAACGCACACGTTCACCATTTCGCTATGATGTGGTAGGAAGTTACTTGAGACCAGCAGAACTAAAGGATGCAAGAGCACAGTTTTCAGATGGAGAAATTACGAAAGAAGATTTAAAGGCAGTTGAGGATAAAGTAATTTTAGAACTGATTCAAAAACAAGAAGCAGTCGGACTTAAAGCCGTTACAGATGGGGAGTTTCGTCGCAGTTGGTGGCATCTAGATTTCTTTTGGGGATTAAATGGTGTTGAGAAAGTTGAAGATGGTGGTTACCAATTCCATGGAGAGTATACTCGAGCAGAGACAGCACGTTTATCGGGGCCTATCTCAGGAGAGAATCATCCCTTTGTTGAAGAATTTAAGTTTGTTCGTGATCATGTATCTGAAGGAATTGAAGTTAAACAAACATTCCCAGCACCCGCACAATTTATTGCAGAATTGCACCGACCAGAAAACTTAGCTTCAACCCGTGAATTTTACCCAACGAATGATGCTTTAGTTGAGGCTATTGCTAAAGCATACCAACAAGTAATCCAAGAATTATATGAAGCGGGAGCTCGGACAATTCAATTAGATGATTGTACTTGGGGAACGATAGTGTCAGAGAATCCTGAAGGAATCGCAACAAAAGATCAGTTAAACAGTGAAAATAAAGAAGAAGCTGAAAAAGCTCAAACACGTGAAAAATTAAAAGAATTATATATTACAGTAAACAATTTGGCTCTCGAGGGAGCACCCGAAGACTTAGTTATTAATACTCATGTATGTAGAGGAAACTATCATTCAGATTGGGCAACTGAAGGAGCATATAATGAAGTAGCAACTCCTTTATTCGATCGAGGGAACTATCAAGCTTATTTCTTAGAGTATGATACAGATCGTGCTGGAGGGTTTGAACCATTAGCGCATATCTCAGACGATAAAGTGGTAGTTTTAGGATTAGTTACATCAAAAGACGGGGTGTTAGAAGACCGTCAGACACTAATTGATCGTATTCATGAAGCAGCAGAATATGTTCCGTTAGATCGACTATGTCTAAGTCCACAGTGTGGTTTTGCTTCAACTGAAGAAGGGAATATCTTAACAGAAGAAGAGCAATGGGAGAAGATTAAGTTAGTCCAATCTGTTGCAGAGGAAGTATGGGGGTAA
- a CDS encoding sigma-70 family RNA polymerase sigma factor, with the protein MTMKTMTIEDLVVVLKKGFNTDIFVHVVDRYLPLYKSCFNQIKVPNYDFEDYYQEGQIVMLEAIEMFDTTKQERFSGFYKLLYKNRIINLCRADQAYKRGGGIRELPLEYYNSRNQDEFSMLDMIENHYHISASDLLDLKEAHEVFLNSLSSLERRVFLNYLKGASTKEIARQLDISETQVQSAHDRCKRKLKYTYSID; encoded by the coding sequence GTGACTATGAAGACAATGACGATTGAGGATTTGGTTGTAGTATTAAAAAAAGGATTTAATACAGATATTTTTGTACATGTTGTAGATCGATATTTACCCTTATATAAAAGTTGCTTTAATCAAATTAAAGTTCCAAATTATGATTTTGAAGATTATTATCAAGAAGGTCAGATTGTAATGCTAGAAGCGATTGAAATGTTTGATACAACAAAACAAGAACGTTTTTCAGGCTTCTATAAATTATTATATAAGAACAGAATCATCAATCTCTGTCGCGCCGATCAAGCATACAAACGTGGTGGAGGGATAAGAGAGCTGCCTCTCGAGTATTATAATAGTCGAAATCAAGATGAGTTTAGCATGCTTGATATGATTGAGAATCATTATCATATATCAGCTTCTGATTTACTTGATTTAAAAGAAGCACATGAAGTTTTTTTAAATTCATTGTCATCTTTAGAGCGCAGAGTATTCTTAAATTATTTAAAGGGAGCTAGCACTAAAGAGATAGCAAGGCAGTTAGATATTAGTGAAACACAAGTTCAAAGTGCGCATGATCGCTGTAAACGGAAGTTAAAATATACATATTCGATTGATTAA
- a CDS encoding cysteine--tRNA ligase: MSIQLYNTLTRQKEIFTPQQENEVTFYVCGPTVYNYIHIGNARSSVAFDTIRRYLEYRGYTVNYVSNFTDVDDKIIKAAKEEGMTPKEVADKYIEAFMEDTGAINIKPANKYPRVMDHIQEIVDFNKRLIEKGHAYEADGDVYFRTDSFEKYGELSHMSLDELRVGASDRTNQEELDRKENPIDFALWKKAKDGEISWSSPWGEGRPGWHIECSVMATKHLGETLDIHAGGQDLEFPHHENEIAQSESHYDQKFANYWLHNGFVTFGQDEEKMSKSLGNFVLLRDLINAVDPMVVRYLLGTVHYRRPLKYDDAALEDAKNNIARLREVLRRTSYRINQLEETVDSIDTSWIERVNKIEEAFKVAMDDDFNAANGMTAVFELVKVINHYLEEETVEKAVLIEMKDKLNGLLSIFGLVLEKDELVDQTIQALIDERNQARVDRNFQRADEIRDELKAQGILLDDTPHGTQWKREN; the protein is encoded by the coding sequence ATGAGTATCCAATTATATAATACATTAACTAGACAGAAAGAAATATTTACACCACAACAAGAGAATGAAGTGACTTTTTATGTTTGTGGACCTACTGTATATAATTATATTCATATTGGGAATGCACGAAGTAGTGTTGCATTCGATACCATTCGTCGTTATCTTGAGTACCGTGGATATACGGTCAACTATGTATCAAACTTTACCGACGTCGATGATAAAATTATTAAAGCAGCAAAAGAAGAAGGCATGACACCTAAAGAGGTGGCAGACAAATATATTGAAGCATTTATGGAAGATACAGGCGCAATTAATATTAAACCTGCCAATAAATATCCCCGTGTAATGGACCATATTCAAGAGATAGTTGATTTCAACAAGCGTTTAATTGAAAAAGGGCATGCTTATGAAGCGGACGGAGACGTATATTTCCGTACTGATTCTTTTGAAAAATACGGAGAGCTTTCGCACATGTCTTTAGATGAATTGCGTGTTGGTGCAAGTGACCGTACGAATCAAGAAGAGCTAGATCGTAAAGAGAACCCAATCGACTTTGCTCTATGGAAGAAAGCGAAAGATGGCGAAATTAGCTGGTCATCTCCATGGGGAGAAGGACGTCCGGGTTGGCATATTGAATGTTCAGTTATGGCAACAAAGCACTTAGGTGAGACATTGGATATTCATGCAGGGGGGCAAGACTTAGAATTCCCTCATCACGAGAATGAGATAGCTCAATCAGAAAGTCATTATGATCAGAAATTTGCGAATTATTGGTTACATAATGGATTTGTAACTTTTGGTCAAGATGAAGAGAAGATGAGTAAATCCTTAGGTAACTTCGTATTACTTAGAGATTTAATCAATGCGGTTGATCCAATGGTAGTGCGTTACCTATTAGGTACGGTCCACTACCGTAGACCTTTAAAGTATGATGATGCGGCATTAGAAGATGCGAAGAACAACATTGCTCGTTTGCGCGAAGTACTACGACGTACAAGCTACCGTATTAATCAATTGGAAGAAACAGTGGATAGTATAGACACTAGCTGGATAGAGCGTGTAAACAAGATTGAAGAAGCATTTAAAGTAGCAATGGATGATGATTTCAACGCTGCTAATGGTATGACCGCTGTGTTTGAACTGGTTAAAGTGATAAATCACTATCTTGAAGAAGAAACCGTTGAAAAAGCAGTTCTAATTGAGATGAAAGATAAATTAAATGGATTATTAAGTATTTTTGGTTTAGTTCTTGAAAAAGATGAATTAGTTGACCAAACAATTCAAGCTTTAATCGATGAACGTAACCAAGCCCGAGTAGATCGTAATTTCCAACGTGCAGATGAAATTCGTGATGAATTGAAAGCACAAGGAATACTACTAGATGATACGCCGCATGGTACACAATGGAAACGAGAGAATTAA
- the nusG gene encoding transcription termination/antitermination protein NusG — protein sequence MESNKAWYVLHTYSGYENKVKENIDLRKDSMAMGENIFRVVVPEQEVTEMKDGEPKTKTQKTFPGYVLVEMVMSDDAWFIVRNTPGVTGFVGSHGAGSKPAPLLEEEIAYILGDGAQPKEPIDLNVKVGDRVEITDGAFSGLAGVVEEVSAEHQKVKVLIEMFGRETVAELEFNQIKEEQL from the coding sequence ATGGAATCAAATAAAGCATGGTATGTTCTACATACTTATTCAGGATATGAAAATAAAGTTAAAGAAAATATTGATTTACGTAAAGACAGTATGGCAATGGGGGAAAATATCTTCCGTGTTGTTGTACCAGAGCAAGAAGTTACAGAGATGAAAGACGGCGAGCCAAAAACTAAAACACAAAAAACATTCCCAGGTTATGTGTTAGTAGAGATGGTTATGTCGGATGACGCTTGGTTTATTGTACGTAATACCCCAGGAGTAACAGGATTTGTTGGCTCGCATGGTGCTGGTAGTAAGCCTGCTCCACTTTTAGAAGAAGAGATTGCTTATATTCTAGGTGACGGTGCACAACCTAAAGAACCTATCGACTTAAATGTTAAAGTTGGGGATCGTGTTGAGATTACAGATGGCGCGTTCTCAGGTCTTGCAGGGGTTGTTGAAGAAGTGAGTGCTGAGCATCAAAAAGTTAAAGTTCTTATTGAAATGTTCGGTCGTGAGACAGTAGCTGAACTAGAATTCAACCAAATTAAAGAAGAACAACTATAA
- the secE gene encoding preprotein translocase subunit SecE: protein MNYIKSVGNEMKKVSWPSVKEVNRFTWIVIIFVVIFASYFALTDEVFSSMMDWLFSI from the coding sequence ATGAACTACATTAAATCAGTCGGAAACGAAATGAAAAAAGTAAGTTGGCCATCAGTTAAAGAAGTCAATCGCTTTACTTGGATCGTTATTATCTTTGTCGTTATTTTTGCGTCATATTTTGCATTAACTGATGAAGTATTCTCATCAATGATGGATTGGTTATTTAGTATCTAA
- the rpmG gene encoding 50S ribosomal protein L33, with the protein MAQRNAALACTECGQRNYQMTPTQTGQSVRLELKKFCRYCNKHTIHKETK; encoded by the coding sequence ATGGCACAGAGAAATGCAGCTTTGGCATGTACAGAGTGTGGCCAACGCAATTACCAAATGACACCGACACAAACGGGTCAATCTGTTCGTCTAGAACTTAAAAAGTTCTGTCGATACTGTAACAAGCATACAATACATAAAGAAACTAAGTAG